Proteins from a single region of Falsibacillus pallidus:
- the rpsJ gene encoding 30S ribosomal protein S10 — protein sequence MAKQKIRIRLKAYDHRILDQSAEKIVETAKRSGAAVSGPIPLPTEKSVYTILRAVHKYKDSREQFEMRTHKRLIDIVNPTPQTVDSLMRLDLPSGVDIEIKL from the coding sequence ATGGCAAAACAAAAAATTCGAATTCGATTAAAAGCATATGATCACAGAATTCTTGATCAATCTGCTGAGAAAATCGTTGAAACAGCTAAACGTTCAGGTGCTGCGGTATCAGGTCCGATTCCATTGCCGACTGAGAAATCTGTTTACACGATACTTCGTGCGGTGCATAAGTACAAAGATTCTCGTGAGCAATTTGAAATGCGTACACATAAACGCTTAATCGATATCGTAAACCCAACACCACAAACAGTTGATTCATTAATGCGTTTGGATTTACCATCTGGTGTTGACATCGAAATTAAACTTTAA
- the tuf gene encoding elongation factor Tu: MGKEKFDRSKTHANIGTIGHVDHGKTTLTAAITTVLAKRSGKGAAMAYDMIDAAPEERERGITISTAHVEYETDTRHYAHVDCPGHADYVKNMITGAAQMDGGILVVSAADGPMPQTREHILLSRQVGVPYLVVFMNKCDMVDDEELLELVEMEVRDLLSEYDFPGDDIPVIKGSALKALEGEAEWEEKIVELMNAVDEYIPTPERDTEKPFMMPVEDVFSITGRGTVATGRVERGQVKVGDTIDIIGLTEEPKSTTVTGVEMFRKLLDYAEAGDNIGALLRGVARDDVQRGQVLAKPGTITPHTKFKSEVYVLSKEEGGRHTPFFSNYRPQFYFRTTDVTGIIQLPEGVEMVMPGDNIEMTVELIAPIAIEEGTKFSIREGGRTVGAGVVATITE, encoded by the coding sequence ATGGGTAAAGAGAAATTCGATCGTTCCAAAACACATGCGAACATTGGTACAATTGGTCACGTTGACCATGGTAAAACTACTTTGACAGCAGCTATCACTACTGTTCTTGCAAAGCGCAGCGGTAAAGGTGCAGCTATGGCATACGACATGATCGATGCTGCTCCAGAAGAGCGCGAGCGTGGAATCACAATCTCAACAGCACACGTTGAGTACGAAACTGATACTCGCCACTATGCACACGTTGACTGCCCAGGACATGCTGACTACGTTAAAAACATGATCACTGGTGCTGCACAAATGGACGGCGGAATCCTAGTTGTTTCTGCTGCTGACGGCCCAATGCCACAAACTCGTGAGCACATCTTGCTATCTCGCCAAGTTGGTGTTCCTTACCTAGTTGTATTCATGAACAAATGTGACATGGTAGACGACGAAGAATTGCTTGAATTAGTTGAAATGGAAGTTCGTGACCTTCTTTCTGAGTACGATTTCCCAGGCGACGACATTCCAGTAATCAAAGGTTCTGCTCTTAAAGCTCTTGAAGGAGAAGCTGAGTGGGAAGAAAAAATCGTTGAACTTATGAACGCAGTTGATGAGTATATCCCAACTCCAGAACGTGACACTGAAAAGCCATTCATGATGCCAGTTGAGGATGTATTCTCTATCACTGGTCGTGGAACAGTTGCTACAGGACGTGTTGAGCGTGGACAAGTTAAAGTTGGTGACACTATCGACATCATCGGTTTAACTGAAGAGCCAAAATCAACTACTGTAACAGGTGTTGAAATGTTCCGTAAGCTTCTTGACTATGCAGAAGCTGGAGACAACATCGGTGCACTTCTTCGTGGGGTTGCTCGTGACGATGTACAACGTGGACAAGTACTTGCTAAACCAGGTACAATCACTCCACACACTAAATTCAAATCAGAAGTTTACGTTCTTTCTAAAGAAGAAGGTGGACGTCATACTCCATTCTTCTCAAACTACCGCCCTCAGTTCTACTTCCGTACAACTGACGTAACTGGCATCATTCAACTTCCAGAAGGCGTTGAAATGGTAATGCCTGGCGATAACATTGAAATGACTGTTGAACTTATCGCTCCAATCGCGATTGAAGAAGGTACTAAATTCTCAATCCGTGAAGGCGGACGTACTGTAGGCGCTGGTGTAGTAGCAACTATCACTGAGTAA
- the fusA gene encoding elongation factor G: protein MAREFSLDNTRNIGIMAHIDAGKTTTTERVLYYTGRIHKIGETHEGASQMDWMEQEQERGITITSAATTASWKGHRVNIIDTPGHVDFTVEVERSLRVLDGAVAVLDAQSGVEPQTETVWRQATTYGVPRVVFVNKMDKIGADFLYSVKTLHDRLQANAHPIQIPIGAEDEFEAIIDLVEMRAVFYGNDLGTEIEVRDIPESHQELAEEWREKLIEAVAELDEELMEKYLGGEEISTDELKAAIRKGTVNVEFYPVICGSAFKNKGVQLMLDTVIDYLPSPLDVPAIKGTVPDSDEEITRPSSDEEPFSALAFKVMTDPYVGKLTFFRVYSGTLSSGSYVQNSTKGKRERVGRILQMHANSREEISQVYAGDIAAAVGLKDTTTGDTLCDEKSLVILESMEFPEPVISVAIEPKSKADQDKMTTALQKLQEEDPTFRAHTDQETGQVIIAGMGELHLDIIVDRMKREFKVEANVGAPQVSYRETFRASAQVEGKFVRQSGGRGQYGHVWIEFSPNEEGKGFEFENGIVGGVVPREYVPAIQSGLEDALDNGVLAGYPLIDIKARLFDGSYHDVDSSEMAYKIAASMALKNAVSKCNPVILEPIMKVEIVIPEEYLGDIMGDVTSRRGRVEGMEARGNAQVVKSFVPLSEMFGYATSLRSNTQGRGVFSMHFDHYEEVPKSISEQIIKKNKGE from the coding sequence ATGGCAAGAGAGTTCTCCTTAGATAACACTCGTAATATCGGTATCATGGCTCACATCGATGCTGGTAAAACAACAACTACTGAACGTGTTCTTTACTACACTGGACGTATCCATAAGATTGGTGAAACACACGAAGGTGCTTCCCAAATGGACTGGATGGAACAGGAGCAAGAGCGCGGTATCACGATCACTTCCGCTGCAACTACTGCATCTTGGAAAGGTCACCGCGTAAACATCATCGATACTCCGGGACACGTAGACTTCACAGTAGAAGTTGAACGTTCTCTTCGTGTACTTGACGGTGCAGTTGCTGTTCTTGATGCTCAATCTGGTGTTGAGCCTCAAACAGAAACTGTTTGGCGCCAAGCTACAACTTACGGAGTACCGCGTGTCGTTTTCGTCAACAAAATGGACAAAATCGGTGCAGACTTCTTGTACTCTGTAAAAACTCTTCATGACCGTCTTCAAGCGAATGCTCATCCAATTCAGATCCCTATCGGAGCTGAAGATGAGTTTGAAGCGATCATCGACTTAGTCGAAATGAGAGCAGTATTCTATGGCAACGACCTGGGTACTGAAATCGAGGTTCGCGACATTCCTGAGTCTCACCAAGAGCTTGCAGAAGAATGGCGTGAAAAATTAATCGAAGCAGTTGCAGAACTTGATGAAGAATTAATGGAAAAATACCTTGGTGGAGAAGAAATCTCTACTGATGAATTGAAAGCAGCTATCCGTAAAGGTACTGTTAACGTTGAATTCTATCCTGTAATCTGTGGATCTGCCTTTAAAAACAAAGGTGTTCAGCTTATGTTGGATACAGTAATCGACTATCTACCATCTCCATTGGATGTTCCTGCAATCAAAGGAACTGTTCCTGATTCAGATGAAGAGATTACTCGCCCATCAAGCGACGAAGAGCCATTCTCTGCTCTAGCGTTTAAAGTAATGACTGACCCTTATGTCGGTAAATTGACATTCTTCCGTGTGTATTCCGGTACATTAAGCTCCGGTTCATACGTACAAAACTCTACAAAGGGCAAACGTGAACGCGTAGGTCGTATCCTGCAAATGCACGCTAACTCCCGTGAAGAGATCTCTCAAGTGTATGCAGGTGATATCGCAGCTGCTGTAGGTCTTAAAGACACTACTACAGGCGACACTCTATGTGATGAAAAGAGTCTAGTAATTCTTGAGTCTATGGAATTCCCTGAGCCGGTTATCTCTGTTGCAATTGAACCTAAATCTAAAGCTGACCAAGATAAAATGACTACAGCTTTACAAAAGCTTCAAGAAGAGGATCCTACGTTCCGTGCGCACACTGACCAGGAAACTGGACAAGTTATCATTGCTGGTATGGGTGAACTTCACCTTGATATCATCGTTGACCGTATGAAGCGTGAATTCAAAGTTGAAGCAAATGTTGGTGCACCTCAAGTTTCTTACCGTGAAACTTTCCGTGCTTCTGCTCAAGTCGAAGGTAAATTCGTTCGACAATCCGGTGGACGCGGACAATACGGTCACGTTTGGATCGAATTCTCTCCTAACGAAGAAGGAAAAGGATTCGAATTCGAAAACGGAATCGTCGGTGGTGTAGTACCTCGTGAATACGTACCTGCTATCCAATCCGGATTAGAAGATGCGCTTGACAACGGTGTACTTGCGGGCTATCCGCTAATCGACATCAAAGCTCGTTTGTTTGACGGTTCTTACCATGATGTTGACTCCTCTGAGATGGCATACAAAATTGCGGCATCTATGGCGCTTAAAAATGCTGTTTCAAAATGTAACCCAGTAATTCTTGAGCCTATCATGAAGGTTGAGATTGTTATCCCTGAAGAATATTTAGGAGATATCATGGGTGACGTTACTTCTCGTCGTGGACGAGTTGAAGGAATGGAAGCTCGTGGTAATGCGCAAGTTGTTAAATCATTCGTTCCACTTTCTGAAATGTTTGGTTACGCAACTTCCCTTCGTTCTAATACGCAAGGACGTGGAGTATTCTCCATGCACTTCGATCATTACGAAGAAGTACCAAAATCAATCAGCGAACAAATCATCAAAAAAAATAAAGGCGAGTAA
- the rpsG gene encoding 30S ribosomal protein S7 — protein sequence MPRKGPVSKRDVLPDPLYNSKLVTRLINKMMVDGKKGTSQKILYSSFDIIKDRTGKDAMEVFDQALKNIMPVLEVRARRVGGANYQVPVEVRPERRTTLGLRWLVNYARLRGEKTMEERLANEILDAANNTGAAVKKREDTHKMAEANKAFAHYRW from the coding sequence ATGCCACGTAAAGGTCCTGTTTCTAAAAGAGATGTATTGCCAGATCCGCTTTACAATTCTAAACTAGTGACTCGCTTAATCAATAAAATGATGGTTGATGGCAAGAAAGGTACTTCTCAAAAAATTCTTTATTCATCTTTTGATATCATCAAAGATCGCACAGGTAAAGATGCAATGGAAGTATTCGATCAAGCTTTGAAAAACATCATGCCAGTATTGGAAGTAAGAGCTCGTCGTGTTGGTGGTGCAAACTACCAAGTACCAGTTGAGGTTCGCCCTGAACGCCGTACGACTCTTGGTCTTCGCTGGTTAGTAAACTACGCTCGTCTTCGCGGTGAAAAAACCATGGAAGAGCGTTTAGCTAACGAAATCCTTGATGCAGCCAACAACACTGGTGCAGCAGTCAAGAAACGTGAAGATACACACAAAATGGCGGAAGCAAACAAAGCGTTTGCTCACTACCGCTGGTAA
- the rpsL gene encoding 30S ribosomal protein S12 → MPTINQLVRKPRQSKSTKSKSPALNKGYNSFKKANTNVSSPQKRGVCTRVGTMTPKKPNSALRKYARVRLTNGIEVTAYIPGIGHNLQEHSVVLIRGGRVKDLPGVRYHIVRGALDTAGVDSRRQGRSKYGTKRPKPAKK, encoded by the coding sequence ATGCCAACTATTAACCAATTAGTGCGTAAACCACGTCAATCAAAATCGACTAAATCTAAATCTCCAGCACTTAACAAAGGTTATAACAGCTTCAAAAAAGCTAACACAAACGTATCATCTCCACAAAAACGCGGAGTATGTACTCGTGTTGGTACAATGACACCGAAGAAACCGAACTCCGCATTGCGTAAATATGCTCGTGTTCGTTTGACTAACGGTATCGAGGTAACTGCTTATATTCCTGGTATTGGTCATAACTTGCAAGAGCACAGCGTCGTACTTATCCGCGGCGGACGTGTAAAAGATTTACCAGGGGTACGTTATCACATCGTTCGTGGTGCTTTGGATACTGCAGGTGTTGACAGCCGCAGACAAGGCCGTTCTAAATACGGTACTAAGCGCCCTAAACCAGCTAAAAAATAA
- a CDS encoding 50S ribosomal protein L7ae-like protein encodes MSYEKVSQAKSFIAGTKQTVKALKDRNVKEVIIADDADPMLTAKVIETAENMNVTITHVDSMRKLGRTCGIDVGAAAVALFY; translated from the coding sequence ATGTCTTATGAAAAAGTATCGCAGGCTAAAAGTTTTATAGCAGGAACTAAACAGACAGTTAAAGCTCTAAAAGATAGAAATGTCAAAGAAGTCATCATTGCCGATGATGCCGATCCAATGTTGACGGCGAAGGTAATTGAAACGGCTGAGAACATGAATGTCACAATTACTCATGTAGATTCTATGCGAAAGCTCGGAAGAACATGCGGTATTGATGTCGGAGCAGCAGCTGTCGCACTATTTTATTAA
- the rpoC gene encoding DNA-directed RNA polymerase subunit beta', translated as MLDVNNFEYMKIGLASPDKIRSWSFGEVKKPETINYRTLKPEKDGLFCERIFGPTKDWECHCGKYKRVRYKGVVCDRCGVEVTRAKVRRERMGHIELAAPVSHIWYFKGIPSRMGLVLDMSPRALEEVIYFASYVVTEPADTALEKKQLLSEKEYRAYREKYGNKFQAAMGAEAIKKLLQDIDLDKEVDYLKEDLKTAQGQRRTRAIKRLEVLEAFRNSGNDPDWMILDVLPVIPPELRPMVQLDGGRFATSDLNDLYRRVINRNNRLKRLLDLGAPSIIVQNEKRMLQEAVDALIDNGRRGRPVTGPGNRPLKSLSHMLKGKQGRFRQNLLGKRVDYSGRSVIVVGPNLKMYQCGLPKEMALELFKPFVMKELVEKGLAHNIKSAKRKIERVQPEVWDVLESVIKEHPVLLNRAPTLHRLGIQAFEPTLVEGRAIRLHPLVCTAYNADFDGDQMAVHVPLSSEAQAEARLLMLAAQNILNPKDGKPVVTPSQDMVLGNYYLTMEREGGVGEGSIFKDTNEALIAYQNGYVHLHTRIAVHASSIVNQTFTEEQRKMLLITTVGKLVFNEILPDSFPYINEPTQTNLEVRTPEKYFVDPTTNVKEHIQKQPGIDPFKKKILGNIIAEVFKRFKITETSKMLDRMKNLGFKYSTKAGITVGVADIVVLAEKEEILKEAQTKVDNVLKQFRRGLITEEERYDRVISIWSGAKDTIQGKLMASLDKRNPIFMMSDSGARGNASNFTQLAGMRGLMANPAGRIIELPIKSSFREGLTVLEYFISTHGARKGLADTALKTADSGYLTRRLVDVAQDVIVREDDCGTDRGLHISSIKEGTEIIEPLEERLIGRYARKAIKNPETGEVMVDENELIDEDLSKAIVSAGVESVSIRSAFTCNTRHGVCKKCYGRNLATGQQVEVGEAVGIIAAQSIGEPGTQLTMRTFHTGGVAGDDITQGLPRIQELFEARNPKGQAIISEITGVVTAINEGRDRQQEIVVQGEVETRSYNAPYTARLKVAVNDKVGRGQVMTEGSIDPKELLKVRDVNAVQEYLLREVQKVYRMQGVEIGDKHVEVMVRQMLRKVRVIDAGDTEVLPGSLLDIHQFTDANEKAILGGGVPATGRPVLLGITKASLETDSFLSAASFQETTRVLTDAAIKGKRDELLGLKENVIIGKLVPAGTGMQRYRRAEAELIGSEEPVTVE; from the coding sequence TTGCTAGACGTTAATAATTTTGAGTATATGAAAATCGGTTTAGCTTCACCTGATAAAATCAGATCATGGTCATTCGGGGAAGTCAAAAAACCAGAAACTATCAACTATCGTACTTTAAAACCTGAAAAAGACGGTTTGTTCTGTGAGCGCATTTTCGGTCCGACAAAGGACTGGGAATGCCATTGCGGAAAGTACAAACGCGTACGCTATAAAGGCGTCGTTTGTGATCGATGCGGGGTAGAAGTAACAAGGGCAAAAGTTCGCCGTGAGCGCATGGGCCACATCGAACTTGCTGCACCTGTTTCCCACATCTGGTACTTCAAAGGAATCCCTAGCCGCATGGGCCTTGTTCTTGACATGTCCCCGCGTGCTTTGGAGGAAGTCATTTACTTCGCTTCTTATGTTGTAACAGAGCCGGCTGATACAGCCTTAGAAAAGAAACAGCTTCTTTCCGAAAAGGAATATCGAGCATACCGTGAAAAGTACGGAAACAAATTCCAAGCTGCAATGGGTGCAGAAGCGATCAAAAAACTTCTTCAAGACATCGATTTGGACAAAGAAGTCGATTATCTTAAAGAAGATCTTAAAACTGCACAAGGCCAACGCCGTACACGTGCAATCAAACGCCTTGAAGTACTTGAAGCATTCCGCAACTCTGGAAATGATCCTGATTGGATGATTCTTGATGTACTTCCTGTCATCCCTCCTGAACTTCGTCCGATGGTTCAGTTGGATGGAGGACGTTTTGCGACATCTGATTTGAATGATCTTTACCGCCGTGTCATCAACCGCAACAACCGTCTTAAGCGTCTATTGGACCTTGGTGCTCCAAGCATCATCGTTCAAAACGAGAAGCGTATGCTTCAAGAGGCTGTAGATGCGTTGATCGATAACGGACGCCGCGGCCGTCCAGTTACAGGACCGGGCAACCGTCCATTAAAATCCCTTTCCCATATGCTGAAAGGGAAGCAAGGGCGCTTCCGCCAAAACTTGCTTGGTAAACGTGTTGACTACTCCGGACGTTCTGTAATCGTCGTTGGTCCTAACTTAAAAATGTACCAATGCGGACTTCCGAAAGAAATGGCTCTTGAATTGTTTAAGCCATTCGTCATGAAAGAGCTTGTCGAAAAAGGCTTGGCGCATAATATCAAGAGTGCAAAAAGAAAAATCGAACGTGTTCAGCCTGAAGTATGGGATGTCCTTGAATCGGTCATTAAAGAACATCCAGTTCTCTTAAACCGTGCTCCTACTCTTCACAGACTTGGAATCCAGGCGTTCGAACCAACATTGGTTGAAGGACGCGCAATCCGTCTTCACCCGCTCGTATGTACTGCATATAACGCGGACTTTGATGGTGACCAAATGGCCGTCCATGTACCTTTATCATCTGAAGCTCAAGCAGAAGCAAGACTGTTGATGCTTGCAGCTCAAAATATCTTGAATCCAAAAGATGGCAAGCCGGTTGTTACTCCTTCCCAGGATATGGTATTAGGAAACTATTACTTGACGATGGAAAGAGAAGGTGGTGTCGGTGAAGGCAGTATCTTCAAGGATACGAACGAAGCCTTGATCGCTTATCAAAACGGATATGTGCATCTGCACACAAGAATTGCCGTTCATGCCAGTTCAATAGTGAACCAAACATTCACTGAAGAACAAAGGAAAATGCTTTTGATTACGACAGTCGGAAAACTCGTATTCAACGAGATCCTGCCTGATTCGTTCCCTTACATCAACGAACCTACACAAACGAACCTGGAAGTTCGCACTCCAGAGAAGTATTTTGTAGATCCGACAACCAACGTTAAGGAACATATCCAAAAGCAGCCTGGTATTGATCCATTCAAGAAGAAAATCCTTGGAAACATCATCGCGGAAGTATTCAAGCGATTCAAAATCACTGAAACGTCTAAAATGCTTGACCGCATGAAAAACCTCGGATTCAAATATTCTACAAAAGCCGGCATCACTGTCGGTGTAGCGGATATCGTCGTATTGGCTGAAAAAGAAGAAATTCTGAAGGAAGCTCAAACGAAGGTAGACAACGTATTGAAGCAGTTCCGCCGTGGTCTTATCACGGAAGAAGAACGCTATGACCGCGTCATCTCCATCTGGAGTGGTGCGAAAGATACAATCCAAGGCAAGCTGATGGCATCCCTTGACAAACGCAACCCAATCTTCATGATGAGTGACTCTGGTGCCCGTGGTAACGCATCTAACTTTACACAGTTAGCTGGTATGCGCGGATTGATGGCCAACCCGGCCGGACGCATCATCGAGTTGCCGATCAAATCTTCATTCCGTGAAGGTCTGACGGTACTCGAATACTTCATCTCGACGCATGGTGCGCGTAAAGGTCTTGCGGATACAGCCTTGAAAACAGCTGACTCAGGATATCTTACACGCCGTCTTGTTGATGTTGCACAGGATGTTATCGTCCGTGAAGATGACTGCGGAACAGACCGTGGTCTTCATATCAGCTCCATCAAAGAAGGCACAGAAATCATCGAGCCGTTGGAAGAGCGCTTGATTGGCCGTTATGCAAGAAAAGCCATCAAGAACCCTGAAACAGGCGAAGTGATGGTGGATGAAAACGAATTGATCGATGAGGATCTGTCAAAAGCTATCGTCAGCGCAGGCGTGGAATCTGTTTCCATCCGTTCTGCATTCACTTGCAACACACGCCATGGCGTATGTAAGAAGTGCTACGGCCGCAACTTGGCAACTGGCCAGCAGGTTGAAGTGGGAGAAGCAGTCGGTATTATCGCTGCCCAATCAATCGGTGAACCAGGTACACAGCTTACAATGCGTACGTTCCATACAGGTGGGGTTGCAGGGGACGATATCACACAAGGTCTTCCTCGTATCCAAGAGTTGTTTGAGGCTCGTAACCCTAAAGGGCAAGCAATCATTTCCGAAATTACTGGTGTTGTCACTGCCATCAATGAAGGCCGCGACCGCCAGCAGGAAATCGTCGTCCAAGGTGAAGTCGAAACACGCTCTTACAACGCACCATATACAGCACGCTTGAAAGTGGCTGTAAATGATAAAGTTGGCCGCGGCCAAGTAATGACAGAAGGATCCATCGATCCGAAAGAATTGCTTAAGGTCCGTGATGTCAATGCGGTGCAGGAATACCTGCTTCGCGAAGTTCAAAAAGTTTACCGTATGCAGGGTGTTGAAATCGGTGATAAGCACGTTGAAGTAATGGTTCGCCAAATGCTTCGCAAAGTACGTGTCATTGATGCCGGCGACACAGAAGTTCTTCCAGGATCTCTTCTTGATATCCATCAATTTACGGATGCCAACGAAAAAGCAATCCTTGGAGGCGGAGTGCCTGCAACAGGACGTCCAGTCTTGCTCGGTATTACAAAAGCATCACTTGAAACGGATTCCTTCTTGTCTGCAGCATCCTTCCAGGAAACAACTCGTGTCCTTACAGATGCAGCAATCAAAGGAAAACGCGACGAGCTTCTCGGCTTGAAAGAAAATGTCATCATCGGTAAATTGGTGCCGGCAGGAACAGGCATGCAGCGCTATCGCAGGGCTGAAGCTGAACTGATCGGTTCTGAAGAGCCAGTGACAGTAGAATAA